The proteins below come from a single Sorghum bicolor cultivar BTx623 chromosome 4, Sorghum_bicolor_NCBIv3, whole genome shotgun sequence genomic window:
- the LOC8075184 gene encoding F-box protein FBX14, producing MSTPHSSSTSSVPHRASPPQIPPSLTLAPTASSASPSSSSASGMRDAAEDDSDSPPSQMSEDDPGGGGDRWEPDLRGGNNGGGGRWAPPDQVLENVLETVLEFLTAARDRNAASLVCRSWYRAEAQTRRELFIGNCYAVSPRRAVERFGGLRAVVLKGKPRFADFSLVPYGWGAYVSPWVAALGPAYPRLERICLKRMTVSDDDLALIAKSFPLFRELSLVCCDGFSTVGLAVIVERCRHLRVLDLIEDYLEDEEDELVDWISKFSESNTSLESLVFDCVSVPFNFEALEALVARSPALRRLRVNHHVSVEQLRRLMARAPQLTHFGTGAFRSEGAPDGGLAVTELATSFAAARSLVCLSGFREVDPQYLPAIYPVCAKLTSLNFSFASLTAAELKPVIRNCTNLRTFWVLDTVGDEGLRAVADTCSDLRELRVFPLDASEDSEGSVSDVGLQAISEGCRKLESILYFCQRMTNEAVIAMSKNCPELVAFRLCIMGRHRPDRVTGDPMDEGFGAIVMNCKKLTRLSVSGLLTDKAFAYIGKYGKLIKTLSVAFAGNSDMSLQYVFEGCTKLQKLEVRDSPFTDRGLLSGLNYFYNMRFLWMNSCRLTMRGCKDVAQQMQNLVVEVIKDHSEDEGEAEIVDKLYLYRSLAGPRNDAPPFVTLL from the exons ATGAGCACTCCCCACTcgtcctccacctcctccgtcCCCCACCGCGCCTCCCCTCCCCAGATCCCCCCATCCCTAACCCTAGCTCCCACGGCGTCCTCTGCCtcgccgtcctcctcctccgcgtCCGGCATGCGGGACGCGGCGGAGGACGACTCCGACTCGCCGCCGTCGCAGATGTCGGAGGACGACCCCGGCGGGGGCGGGGACAGGTGGGAGCCGGATCTGAGGGGCGGCAACAACGGCGGGGGCGGGAGGTGGGCGCCGCCGGACCAGGTGCTGGAGAACGTGCTCGAGACCGTGCTCGAGTTCCTCACCGCCGCGCGGGACCGCAACGCCGCCTCGCTCGTCTGCCGTTCCTGGTACCGCGCAGAGGCGCAGACGCGCCgcgagctcttcatcggcaactgctACGCCGTCTCGCCGCGACGCGCCGTCGAGCGCTTCGGCGGCCTGCGCGCCGTCGTGCTCAAGGGCAAGCCCCGCTTCGCGGACTTCAGCCTCGTGCCATACGGCTGGGGCGCCTACGTCTCCCCCTGGGTGGCAGCGCTCGGGCCCGCGTACCCGCGCCTCGAGCGCATCTGCCTCAAGCGGATGACCGTCTCCGACGACGACCTCGCACTCATCGCCAAGTCCTTCCCCTTGTTCAGGGAGCTCTCGCTAGTGTGCTGCGATGGCTTCAGCACGGTCGGGCTCGCCGTCATCGTCGAGCGCTGCCG GCATCTTCGCGTGCTGGATCTGATTGAAGATTACCTTGAGGatgaagaggacgagctggtgGATTGGATCTCCAAGTTTTCAGAGTCCAACACCTCTCTGGAGTCACTTGTCTTCGACTGCGTCAGTGTGCCCTTCAACTTTGAGGCCCTCGAGGCACTTGTTGCACGCTCACCGGCTTTGCGTCGGTTGCGTGTCAACCACCACGTGTCAGTAGAGCAGCTGCGCCGTCTCATGGCAAGAGCACCCCAGCTCACACACTTTGGAACCGGTGCATTCCGATCTGAGGGTGCCCCTGATGGGGGTCTGGCTGTGACTGAGCTTGCTACATCTTTTGCTGCAGCCAGGTCTCTCGTTTGTCTATCAGGTTTTCGGGAGGTCGATCCACAATATCTCCCAGCGATCTACCCTGTTTGTGCCAAGCTCACCTCACTAAACTTCAGCTTTGCAAGCCTAACGGCTGCGGAACTCAAGCCAGTTATTCGCAACTGCACCAATCTTCGCACTTTCTGG GTCCTTGATACTGTGGGTGATGAAGGCCTACGTGCTGTGGCTGATACATGCTCTGATCTCCGTGAGCTGAGAGTTTTTCCTTTGGATGCCTCTGAAGATTCTGAGGGTTCGGTCTCAGATGTTGGTCTTCAGGCAATATCAGAAGGCTGCCGGAAGCTAGAATCAATCCTCTACTTTTGCCAGCGGATGACAAATGAAGCAGTAATTGCTATGTCGAAGAACTGTCCTGAGCTTGTAGCGTTCCGCCTCTGTATTATGGGCCGCCACCGCCCTGATCGAGTCACTGGGGACCCAATGGATGAAGGTTTTGGCGCAATTGTGATGAACTGCAAGAAACTCACCAGGCTTTCAGTCTCTGGCCTGCTTACTGATAAAGCCTTTGCATACATTGGAAAATATGGGAAGCTAATAAAGACTCTGTCTGTTGCCTTCGCTGGGAATAGTGACATGTCCCTCCAATATGTATTTGAGGGATGCACTAAGTTGCAGAAGCTTGAGGTCAGAGATAGCCCTTTTACTGACAGGGGGTTACTCTCCGGACTGAACTACTTCTACAATATGAGGTTCTTATGGATGAACTCATGCAGGCTAACTATGAGAGGATGTAAAGATGTAGCTCAGCAAATGCAAAATTTGGTGGTTGAAGTAATTAAGGAccactctgaagatgaaggggaGGCTGAGATTGTTGACAAGTTGTACTTGTATCGGTCACTGGCAGGACCAAGGAATGATGCTCCACCATTTGTTACCCTCTTGTAG